A region of Moorena producens PAL-8-15-08-1 DNA encodes the following proteins:
- a CDS encoding TIGR02450 family Trp-rich protein, whose translation MAQKQKFPHLVGSKWTAKQKTWGWRHFQVVNRKNQGKWVFAEMVASCDPNVRFWLNAKQLKDPGLWQAGWKSLAEIESEE comes from the coding sequence ATGGCTCAAAAACAAAAATTCCCTCATCTTGTGGGTTCAAAATGGACAGCTAAACAGAAAACTTGGGGCTGGCGGCATTTCCAAGTGGTCAATCGTAAAAACCAAGGAAAGTGGGTGTTTGCTGAAATGGTGGCTTCTTGTGACCCGAATGTCCGTTTTTGGCTAAATGCTAAACAGCTTAAAGATCCTGGCTTGTGGCAAGCAGGCTGGAAATCTTTAGCCGAAATCGAAAGCGAAGAGTAA